One Streptomyces sp. BA2 DNA window includes the following coding sequences:
- a CDS encoding DUF4360 domain-containing protein: MRKSALTVGCAAVAMTASTITGSVAAQEGAVAPPDKIVIELATVNGSGCPLGTTAVAVSPDNTAFTVTYSDYLAQVGPGTRPTDFRKNCQLNLRVHVPQGITYAIARADYRGFMNLEKGATAQQKASYYFQGMPQTAAATHGFAGPRADNWQVSDVTDIDALVWAPCGEERNFNINTELRVNTGTSDRTKTSFITMDSTDASIGTVYHLAWKTCP, from the coding sequence ATGCGCAAGAGTGCGCTGACAGTAGGCTGTGCCGCCGTCGCGATGACCGCCTCAACCATCACCGGGTCGGTCGCAGCCCAGGAAGGCGCCGTTGCGCCTCCCGACAAAATCGTCATTGAACTGGCAACCGTCAACGGGTCAGGCTGCCCGCTGGGGACCACCGCTGTGGCAGTCTCCCCCGACAACACAGCATTCACCGTCACATACAGCGACTATCTCGCTCAGGTAGGCCCGGGCACCAGACCAACAGACTTCCGGAAGAACTGTCAGCTCAACCTGCGTGTGCATGTCCCACAAGGCATCACTTACGCGATTGCCAGAGCTGACTACCGTGGGTTCATGAACCTAGAGAAGGGAGCCACTGCGCAGCAAAAGGCGAGCTACTATTTTCAAGGAATGCCGCAAACGGCAGCGGCAACCCATGGGTTCGCCGGACCTCGCGCCGACAACTGGCAGGTCTCCGATGTCACCGACATCGATGCCCTCGTCTGGGCGCCCTGTGGAGAAGAACGCAACTTCAACATCAACACTGAATTGCGCGTGAACACTGGCACCTCGGACCGAACAAAGACCAGCTTCATCACCATGGACTCAACTGATGCCAGCATCGGCACGGTCTACCATCTCGCTTGGAAGACATGTCCCTAG
- a CDS encoding C40 family peptidase produces the protein MAGLMLALAGALPGATSEAHAATLGERALWVAASKKGAPFRWGAAGPSRFDCSGLTLYAFKKAGKKLPRTAAAQYNGSRHVRASARRVGDLVFFHSGNRVYHVAIYAGGRKVWHSPKPGQGVRLERLWTKRVWYGRY, from the coding sequence ATGGCGGGCCTGATGCTGGCCTTAGCCGGCGCACTGCCCGGGGCCACCAGTGAGGCGCACGCAGCCACGTTGGGGGAAAGGGCACTGTGGGTCGCCGCCTCGAAGAAGGGTGCCCCCTTCCGATGGGGCGCGGCTGGGCCTTCCCGGTTCGACTGTTCGGGTTTGACGCTCTACGCCTTCAAGAAGGCTGGCAAGAAGCTCCCGCGAACCGCCGCCGCGCAGTACAACGGTTCCCGGCATGTGCGGGCCAGCGCGCGCCGTGTAGGCGACCTGGTGTTCTTCCACTCGGGCAACCGCGTCTACCACGTCGCCATCTACGCCGGGGGCCGGAAGGTCTGGCACTCCCCCAAGCCTGGCCAGGGCGTGCGGCTGGAGAGGCTGTGGACCAAGCGTGTCTGGTACGGGCGCTATTGA